A genomic window from Solanum stenotomum isolate F172 chromosome 10, ASM1918654v1, whole genome shotgun sequence includes:
- the LOC125842100 gene encoding uncharacterized protein LOC125842100 isoform X1 — protein sequence MVAIVKYGIIGVGMMGREHLINLYHLKSEGVSVVAISDPHLPSQKYAQKLADSFDWPLQVYAGHKQLLESGLCDVVVVSTPNMTHYEILMDIINHPKPHHVLVEKPLCTNVSDCKKVITAAKTRSDMVVQVGLEYRYMPPVAKLIDIVKEGALGQVKMVSIREHRFPFLVKVDNWNRFNCNTGGTLVEKCCHFFDLMRLFIGANPVRVMASGAMDLNHKDEVYDGRVPDIIDNAYVIVEFDNGCRGMLDLCMFAEGSKNEQEISVVGVTGKGEALVPESIVRWGTRAEGRNGVQTLLAEDKRIKYDGLHHGSSYLEHLQFLSAVRAKGEQAPAVDLHDGLVSVAIGVAAQLSIQKGRSVTIEEVMHEQLLQSTKS from the exons ATGGTAGCAATAGTGAAATATGGAATAATTGGTGTTGGTATGATGGGAAGAGAGCATTTAATCAATCTTTATCATCTTAAATCTGAAGGAGTTTCTGTTGTTGCCATTTCTGATCCACATCTTccttcacaaaaatatgcacaaaAATTAGCAGATTCATTTGATTGGCCTCTCCAG GTTTATGCAGGGCACAAACAGTTGTTAGAAAGTGGGCTATGTGATGTGGTGGTAGTTTCAACTCCAAACATGACTCACTATGAAATTCTCATGGATATCATCAATCACCCAAAACCCCATCATGTTTTGGTGGAGAAGCCTTTGTGCACAAATGTTTCAGACTGCAAAAAG GTCATAACTGCTGCCAAAACGAGATCCGATATGGTGGTACAAGTTGGGCTAGAGTACAGATACATGCCTCCTGTTGCTAAACTGATAGACATAGTTAAAGAAGGAGCTTTAGGACAAGTGAAGATGGTGTCAATTCGAGAACATCGATTTCCATTTCTTGTTAAG GTCGATAATTGGAATCGTTTCAACTGCAACACTGGAGGTACTCTGGTGGAGAAATGCTGTCATTTCTTTGATCTCATGAGGCTTTTCATTGGAGCTAATCCTGTTCGTGTTATGGCTTCTGGAGCAATGGATTTGAATCACAAAGATGAAGTGTATGATGGACGG GTGCCTGATATAATTGACAATGCCTATGTAATTGTGGAATTCGACAATGGTTGTCGTGGTATGCTTGATTTATGTATGTTTGCTGAAGgaagtaaaaatgaacaagaAATATCTGTAGTAGGTGTTACTGGAAAG GGTGAAGCCCTTGTGCCTGAGAGCATTGTGCGTTGGGGGACACGAGCTGAAGGAAGAAACGGTGTACAGACATTACTAGCTGAAGATAAGCGGATAAA ATATGATGGGCTACATCATGGTTCAAGCTACTTGGAGCACCTCCAGTTTTTGTCAGCAGTAAGAGCAAAAGGAGAACAAGCTCCTGCTGTTGATTTACATGATGGATTGGTTTCAGTAGCCATTGGAGTTGCTGCACAGCTTTCAATTCAGAAAGGACGATCTGTTACAATTGAGGAAGTCATGCATGAACAGCTTCTTCAATCCACCAAGTCTTGA
- the LOC125842100 gene encoding uncharacterized protein LOC125842100 isoform X2, with translation MFILENGRGSTRGGHGGTIFESFDTIISVYAGHKQLLESGLCDVVVVSTPNMTHYEILMDIINHPKPHHVLVEKPLCTNVSDCKKVITAAKTRSDMVVQVGLEYRYMPPVAKLIDIVKEGALGQVKMVSIREHRFPFLVKVDNWNRFNCNTGGTLVEKCCHFFDLMRLFIGANPVRVMASGAMDLNHKDEVYDGRVPDIIDNAYVIVEFDNGCRGMLDLCMFAEGSKNEQEISVVGVTGKGEALVPESIVRWGTRAEGRNGVQTLLAEDKRIKYDGLHHGSSYLEHLQFLSAVRAKGEQAPAVDLHDGLVSVAIGVAAQLSIQKGRSVTIEEVMHEQLLQSTKS, from the exons atgtttattttggaGAATGGACGGGGCAGTACTAGGGGTGGACATGGTGGtacaatatttgaaagttttgaTACCATAATTTCG GTTTATGCAGGGCACAAACAGTTGTTAGAAAGTGGGCTATGTGATGTGGTGGTAGTTTCAACTCCAAACATGACTCACTATGAAATTCTCATGGATATCATCAATCACCCAAAACCCCATCATGTTTTGGTGGAGAAGCCTTTGTGCACAAATGTTTCAGACTGCAAAAAG GTCATAACTGCTGCCAAAACGAGATCCGATATGGTGGTACAAGTTGGGCTAGAGTACAGATACATGCCTCCTGTTGCTAAACTGATAGACATAGTTAAAGAAGGAGCTTTAGGACAAGTGAAGATGGTGTCAATTCGAGAACATCGATTTCCATTTCTTGTTAAG GTCGATAATTGGAATCGTTTCAACTGCAACACTGGAGGTACTCTGGTGGAGAAATGCTGTCATTTCTTTGATCTCATGAGGCTTTTCATTGGAGCTAATCCTGTTCGTGTTATGGCTTCTGGAGCAATGGATTTGAATCACAAAGATGAAGTGTATGATGGACGG GTGCCTGATATAATTGACAATGCCTATGTAATTGTGGAATTCGACAATGGTTGTCGTGGTATGCTTGATTTATGTATGTTTGCTGAAGgaagtaaaaatgaacaagaAATATCTGTAGTAGGTGTTACTGGAAAG GGTGAAGCCCTTGTGCCTGAGAGCATTGTGCGTTGGGGGACACGAGCTGAAGGAAGAAACGGTGTACAGACATTACTAGCTGAAGATAAGCGGATAAA ATATGATGGGCTACATCATGGTTCAAGCTACTTGGAGCACCTCCAGTTTTTGTCAGCAGTAAGAGCAAAAGGAGAACAAGCTCCTGCTGTTGATTTACATGATGGATTGGTTTCAGTAGCCATTGGAGTTGCTGCACAGCTTTCAATTCAGAAAGGACGATCTGTTACAATTGAGGAAGTCATGCATGAACAGCTTCTTCAATCCACCAAGTCTTGA
- the LOC125842099 gene encoding FHA domain-containing protein At4g14490-like — translation MEVREGTLLHLIMEKGPLSGQNLVYKPGSKIQIGRGVRGNTLPIKDEGISSKHLRIQFESGFWVINDLGSSNGTFLNTIAIDPSRPTKLTDGDIIKIGEETSIKVKIEAMEVHPVEEIEAKGKNTRRNTRRVKGLGLIDENRELGLGNGEKGNVGVGSKRATRSSRNVKNEAGNVDEVENFTAIGAEKEGKGNPRRTRGSSKVESVKTGVDSVKEAENTDLVDVERETKQGRGRPRGSKKADSVKDGDTVEETESPAVVEAERQRKPSPRRTRGSRKVGNDAEDTDSLAIAGADREKKPSPRRTRGSKKAQNVKWTDSVEEAKNSVAIGVDKEKKVCSRRTRDSRKEEDVENLHQKENVNMELKQHVKGKGSTASIVHSEEDEVMEKLERDQKDCQEAVESNANVGVERNMPEVVEAELGRDGCEGLVSNVGASMSEVQMEEEVDLEKMTLGEWLDCLEIYLPKQIIDATEEMILGMKQKTEKYQEFMLQQKNAKDCDGIPKG, via the coding sequence ATGGAAGTACGAGAAGGGACACTGCTACACTTAATTATGGAGAAAGGTCCTCTTTCGGGTCAAAATCTGGTGTATAAACCCGGTTCAAAGATCCAGATTGGTCGGGGTGTCCGTGGCAACACACTTCCTATCAAAGACGAAGGCATCTCTTCTAAACACCTCCGTATTCAGTTTGAATCCGGGTTCTGGGTTATCAATGACCTCGGATCTTCTAACGGTACGTTTCTCAACACTATTGCAATTGACCCATCTCGACCCACTAAACTTACCGACGGCGATATTATAAAAATTGGCGAAGAAACGTCCATTAAGGTCAAAATTGAAGCAATGGAAGTTCATCCGGTGGAAGAAATCGAGGCTAAGGGTAAAAATACCCGACGGAACACGAGGCGTGTTAAGGGATTGGGGTTGATTGATGAAAATCGCGAATTAGGTCTTGGAAACGGAGAAAAAGGAAATGTGGGTGTGGGTTCCAAAAGAGCGACGAGGAGTTCTAGGAATGTGAAAAATGAAGCTGGAAATGTAGATGAAGTTGAGAACTTTACTGCAATTGGAGCTGAGAAAGAGGGGAAAGGGAATCCGAGGAGGACTCGGGGTTCTAGTAAAGTGGAGAGTGTGAAAACTGGGGTTGATAGTGTGAAGGAAGCTGAGAATACTGATTTAGTTGATGTTGAAAGAGAGACTAAACAGGGTCGGGGGAGGCCTAGGGGTTCTAAGAAAGCTGACAGTGTTAAAGACGGGGATACTGTGGAGGAAACTGAAAGTCCTGCTGTAGTTGAAGCAGAGCGACAGAGGAAACCTAGTCCGAGGAGGACTAGGGGTTCTAGGAAAGTGGGGAATGATGCTGAGGATACTGACAGTCTTGCTATAGCTGGTGCAGATAGAGAGAAGAAACCGAGTCCTAGGAGGACTAGGGGTTCTAAGAAAGCACAGAATGTTAAATGGACTGATAGTGTGGAGGAAGCTAAGAATTCTGTAGCCATTGGTGTAGATAAAGAGAAGAAAGTGTGTTCAAGGAGGACTAGGGATTCAAGGAAGGAGGAAGATGTGGAAAATCTCcatcaaaaagaaaatgtaaacaTGGAATTGAAGCAACATGTCAAGGGGAAGGGAAGCACTGCAAGTATAGTTCACTCTGAGGAAGATGAGGTGATGGAGAAGTTAGAAAGAGACCAAAAAGATTGTCAAGAAGCAGTTGAGAGCAATGCCAATGTGGGAGTAGAAAGAAATATGCCCGAGGTGGTTGAAGCAGAACTTGGAAGGGACGGTTGCGAGGGGTTAGTTAGTAATGTTGGCGCAAGCATGAGTGAAGTCCAAATGGAGGAGGAGGTGGATTTAGAGAAAATGACACTTGGAGAGTGGTTGGATTGTTTGGAGATTTATTTGCCAAAACAAATAATTGATGCCACTGAGGAGATGATTTTAGGTATGAAACAGAAAACAGAGAAATATCAGGAGTTCATGTTGCAGCAGAAGAATGCAAAGGATTGTGATGGAATACCGAAGGGTTAG
- the LOC125841834 gene encoding uncharacterized protein LOC125841834 isoform X2, translating into MPMTVIEVAAPSPMRYMMGAAVMMIGVVLPLAYMMFRNKRVPSSSSYSKQT; encoded by the exons ATGCCC ATGACAGTGATAGAAGTGGCAGCGCCGAGCCCAATGAGGTACATGATGGGAGCAGCTGTAATGATGATCGGCGTTGTATTGCCTCTTGCTTATATGATGTTTAGGAACAAGCGTGttccttcctcttcttcttacTCTAAACAGACGTAG
- the LOC125841834 gene encoding uncharacterized protein LOC125841834 isoform X1 produces the protein MPMTVIEVAAPSPMRYMMGAAVMMIGVVLPLAYMMFRNKRVPSSSSYSKQTNKVLI, from the exons ATGCCC ATGACAGTGATAGAAGTGGCAGCGCCGAGCCCAATGAGGTACATGATGGGAGCAGCTGTAATGATGATCGGCGTTGTATTGCCTCTTGCTTATATGATGTTTAGGAACAAGCGTGttccttcctcttcttcttacTCTAAACAGAC GAATAAGGTTCTTATATAG
- the LOC125841888 gene encoding formyltetrahydrofolate deformylase 2, mitochondrial, translating into MNFLRRVNSPSSRFQVSQFANRSFKITQNHYGSISQPTSSSLVHGIHQFHCPDVVGILAKLSDCIASREGNILGADIFVPDDNHVFYSRSEFLFDPAKWPREQMDADFSNLSKKFNAMKSVVRVPDIDPKYKISILASKQEHCLVDLLHGWQDGRFPIHITSVISNHERGPNTHVIRFLERHGIPYYYLPTTKENKREEEILDIVGDTDFLVLARYMQVLSGDFLKSYKKDIINIHHGLLPSFKGSNPSKQAFDAGVKLIGATTHFVSEELDSGPIIEQLVERVSHRDNLRTFILKSEDVEKRCLAKAIKSYCELRIFPYEANKTVVFRS; encoded by the exons ATGAACTTCCTCCGTAGAGTAAATTCCCCAAGCTCTCGTTTTCAAGTTTCTCAATTTGCGAATAGGTCCTTcaaaattacacaaaatcatTATGGGTCCATTTCTCAACCCACCTCAAGCTCCTTggttcatggcattcatcaattTCATTGCCCA GATGTGGTTGGAATCCTTGCAAAACTATCGGATTGCATAGCATCAAGGGAAGGAAATATTCTCGGTGCTGATATTTTTGTTCCAGATGACAATCATGTTTTTTACTCCAgaag CGAGTTTCTCTTTGACCCTGCTAAATGGCCACGAGAGCAAATGGATGCAGACTTCTCTAATCTATCTAAAAAGTTCAATGCAATGAAGTCTGTCGTTCGGGTGCCTGATATTGATCCCAAATATAAGATTTCAATTCTAGCTTCAAAGCAG GAGCACTGTCTTGTGGACTTGTTGCATGGTTGGCAGGATGGGCGGTTTCCTATTCACATAACTTCTGTAATAAG CAACCATGAACGAGGTCCAAACACTCATGTGATCCGGTTTCTTGAGAGACATGGGATTCCATACTATTATTTGCCAACGACTAAGGagaataaaagagaagaagaaatctTGGATATAGTTGGGGATACTGACTTTTTGGTTCTTGCTAGATACATGCAG GTATTATCTGGAGACTTCTTAAAAAGCTATAAGAAAGATATCATTAATATTCACCATGGCTTGTTGCCATCGTTCAAGGGTAGTAATCCATCTAAGCAG GCTTTTGATGCTGGCGTTAAGTTGATTGGGGCGACAACTCACTTCGTTAGTGAAGAACTAGATTCAGGTCCAATCATTGAGCAACTG GTTGAAAGAGTTTCTCATAGAGATAATTTGCGGACTTTTATACTAAAGTCTGAGGATGTTGAGAAAAGGTGTCTAGCAAAAGCAATCAAATCATACTGTGAGCTGCGTATTTTTCCATATGAGGCGAACAAGACTGTTGTTTTTAGGTCCTGA
- the LOC125841884 gene encoding VAN3-binding protein-like has protein sequence MEENYLLGWKKNNDSDNWLMSVEEDEEMDVELPSVHQPQTPMEPMDFLSRSWSLSASELSKALAKNQKHYSFERKFSVINESVSPPPQLPETKMLNSQNGRKPGGIGRWFHHKDSNNSSVKKKEKARLENAHMHTVLSIAGLAAAMAAAAAAENSNGSSSKMSMALASATELLASHCLEMAESAGADHDRVASVVRSAVDIHSASDLVTLTAAAATALRGEAALKSRLPKEAKRNASISPCDRSMVEAQSFAAVFPNDMDEHDSPFAGELLHLTRKGLQRWKRVSVYINKKSQVVIKLKSKHVGGAFSKNNKCVVYEVCDESEPWLFNKEIESLDLYLRVKTAQGLLEFKCKNKSHKQKWVDGIQKLLDKTSLYEDTEGSTTMLKINKSF, from the exons ATGGAGGAAAACTATCTTTTGGGATGGAAGAAGAATAATGATTCAGATAATTGGCTTATGAgtgttgaagaagatgaagaaatggaTGTAGAATTACCTTCTGTTCATCAACCACAAACACCAATGGAACCAATGGATTTTTTATCAAGATCATGGAGTCTCTCTGCTTCTGAATTATCAAAAGCTCTTGCTAAAAATCAGAAACACTATagttttgaaaggaaatttaGTGTGATTAATGAATCAGTTTCCCCTCCTCCACAACTA CCAGAGACCAAGATGTTGAATTCACAAAACGGGCGAAAGCCTGGAGGGATTGGAAGGTGGTTCCATCATAAGGATTCTAACAATAGCTCAgtcaagaagaaagaaaaggcGCGCCTAGAAAACGCGCATATGCACACAGTCCTGTCCATAGCAGGACTAGCTGCAGCAATGGCTGCTGCTGCAGCAGCAGAGAACTCAAACGGTTCGAGTTCAAAGATGAGCATGGCTTTAGCATCAGCTACTGAACTCTTGGCCTCACATTGCCTTGAAATGGCTGAATCAGCCGGGGCGGATCATGATCGTGTAGCCTCAGTTGTTAGATCAGCTGTAGACATACATAGTGCTAGTGATCTTGTGACACTAACAGCCGCAGCTGCCACAG CTTTGAGAGGAGAAGCAGCTCTTAAGTCAAGATTACCAAAAGAAGCAAAGAGGAATGCATCAATAAGTCCTTGTGACAGAAGCATGGTGGAAGCTCAAAGTTTTGCTGCTGTTTTCCCTAATGACATGGATGAACATGATTCTCCGTTTGCGGGTGAATTGCTACATCTCACAAGAAAAG GTCTGCAACGATGGAAGCGCGTTTCTGTTTATATAAACAAGAAATCTCAG GTTGTGATCAAGTTGAAGAGTAAACATGTTGGTGGAGCTTTTTCTAAGAATAACAAAT GTGTTGTATATGAAGTATGTGATGAAAGTGAACCATGGCTATTCAACAAAGAGATAGAAAGCCTAGATTTGTACCTTAGAGTAAAGACAGCTCAGGGTCTTCTAGAGTTCAAGTGCAAGAACAAAAGCCATAAACAAAAATGGGTTGATGGAATTCAGAAGCTTCTAGATAAAACCAGTTTATATGAAGATACTGAGGGCTCAACGACAATGTTGAAAATCAACAAGAGCTTTTAG
- the LOC125841890 gene encoding GEM-like protein 5 has translation MTGTGEENQPKFQQSEPQIPSVSSSSSDPQAPEMDQQKWGTHIMGPPAIPTCHPDNQKAALWSAEDQKEEFQPQPYVVYSPIDKPSNNPLESVVNVFNSWNNRAENIARNIWYNLKAGPSVTKAAWGKLNLTAKKLTEGGFEPLYKQIFGADPNEQLKKTFACYLSTATGPVAGTLYLSTTKVAFCSDRPLSFKAPSGQETWSYYKVVIPLGNIGTINPIVMRESPPEMYIQIVTIDGHDFWFMGFVNFEKAKRHLLETLSIFRAQPPHVGEVNVQQPATY, from the exons ATGACAGGCACAGGAGAGGAAAATCAACCCAAATTTCAACAATCAGAGCCTCAGATACCTTCtgtttcttcatcttcttcagaTCCTCAAGCACCAGAAATGGATCAGCAAAAATGGGGAACTCATATTATGGGTCCGCCTGCAATTCCAACTTGTCATCCAGATAATCAGAAAGCCGCCTTATGGAGTGCTGAGGACCAAAAAGAAGAGTTTCAGCCACAGCCTTATGTTGTTTATTCCCCAATTGACAAGCCTAGCAATAACCCACTTGAATCGGTTGTTAATGTGTTCAATTCATGGAATAATAGAGCTGAGAACATCGCCCGCAACATTTGGTATAATC TGAAAGCTGGACCATCAGTTACAAAAGCGGCATGGGGAAAACTTAATTTGACAGCCAAGAAGTTGACAGAGGGTGGATTTGAGCCTCTTTACAAACAGATTTTCGGAGCAGATCCTAATGAACAGCTGAAAAAGACATTTGCTTGTTATCTTTCCACTGCAACTGGTCCTGTTGCTGGTACACTCTATCTGTCAACTACGAAAGTTGCTTTTTGCAGTGATCGCCCATTATCATTCAAAGCTCCATCTGGTCAGGAGACCTGGAGCTACTACAAG GTAGTAATACCGTTGGGAAATATTGGGACTATAAACCCAATAGTGATGAGAGAGTCTCCACCAGAGATGTACATTCAGATTGTTACCATCGATGGTCATGATTTCTGGTTCATGGGGTTTGTGAATTTTGAGAAAGCAAAACGTCATCTACTTGAAACTTTGTCAATTTTTAGAGCTCAACCTCCTCATGTTGGGGAAGTCAATGTGCAACAACCAGCTACTTACTAG